Proteins found in one Labrenzia sp. VG12 genomic segment:
- a CDS encoding nuclear transport factor 2 family protein, which yields MPLEITNFFLAMQAGPSGQELLRALFTEDAEYSEPFSGQDEPHRGRDAILAAFAGSRTEEFDDAVIHLGSVELEDDTITVAWTCYSRAIPGGQGSGKNIFRLENGKIVSLITKLDMP from the coding sequence ATGCCCCTTGAGATCACAAATTTTTTCCTGGCAATGCAAGCCGGTCCCTCAGGCCAGGAGCTTCTGCGCGCTCTATTCACCGAGGATGCCGAGTATTCAGAGCCATTTTCAGGACAAGATGAACCCCATCGCGGCCGTGACGCCATTCTTGCAGCCTTCGCAGGCAGTCGCACAGAGGAATTCGACGATGCCGTCATCCATCTCGGATCTGTCGAACTTGAAGACGATACCATCACCGTGGCCTGGACCTGCTACTCCAGGGCTATTCCCGGCGGACAGGGAAGTGGCAAAAACATCTTTCGGCTTGAGAACGGCAAGATCGTTTCCCTGATCACAAAGCTCGACATGCCCTGA
- a CDS encoding aldehyde dehydrogenase — MQHYQLYIDGKRREGALGQVMTTEDPSTGEAWATFACASPEDVEAAVAAARRALNDPAWRDMTQTARGKLLHRLADLIEANAEKLGRLETADSGKLLAETLSQTSYVGDFYRYYAGLADKIEGAVLPIDKPDMHVFTKREPIGVVAAIVPWNAQMFLTATKLGPALAAGCCVILKASEMAPVPMLEFASLVEEAGFPPGVVSVITGDAENCAIPLTRHPDIDRIAFTGGPETARHVVRNSAENFAVTSLELGGKSPVLVFDDADLDGAANGLIAGNFGASGQSCVAGSRGLVQRGIFDALVARIKEKASGIRVGNPLDAATHVGPLCTKAQVERIRETLEKAQAQGASIHFGGAPLDQPGNYMAPTLVECPSADIETLNVEMFGPVMSLMPFDTEDEAIALANKSDYGLASGVFTQDVARAHRVSSRLRAGICWVNTYRAISPIAPFGGYNQSGYGREGGLEAVLDYTRTKTTWINTSGAPMANPFVMR, encoded by the coding sequence ATGCAGCATTATCAGCTTTACATCGACGGCAAACGGCGCGAGGGCGCGCTAGGCCAGGTGATGACCACCGAAGATCCGTCGACCGGGGAAGCGTGGGCAACCTTCGCCTGTGCGTCGCCGGAAGACGTCGAGGCCGCCGTTGCCGCCGCGCGCCGCGCCCTGAACGACCCGGCCTGGCGTGACATGACGCAAACCGCGCGCGGCAAGCTGCTTCACCGTCTGGCTGACCTGATCGAGGCCAATGCGGAAAAGCTTGGCAGGCTGGAGACGGCCGACAGCGGCAAGCTCCTGGCCGAAACACTCAGCCAGACCAGTTATGTCGGCGACTTTTATCGCTACTATGCCGGGCTTGCCGACAAGATCGAAGGGGCAGTCCTGCCGATCGACAAGCCGGACATGCATGTCTTCACCAAGCGCGAGCCCATCGGCGTGGTTGCGGCCATCGTGCCATGGAACGCGCAGATGTTTCTGACGGCAACGAAACTGGGGCCGGCGCTTGCAGCAGGGTGTTGCGTCATTCTGAAAGCGTCAGAGATGGCGCCGGTGCCGATGCTTGAATTCGCCTCTCTCGTCGAAGAGGCCGGTTTCCCACCGGGTGTTGTTTCGGTCATTACGGGAGATGCGGAAAACTGCGCCATCCCGTTGACACGTCATCCGGACATTGACCGGATCGCCTTTACCGGCGGTCCGGAAACGGCGCGGCATGTGGTGCGCAACTCGGCAGAAAATTTCGCCGTCACCTCTCTGGAGCTGGGCGGCAAGTCACCGGTGCTGGTCTTTGACGACGCGGATCTGGACGGGGCGGCCAACGGACTGATTGCCGGCAATTTCGGCGCATCCGGACAAAGCTGTGTTGCCGGCTCACGTGGCCTCGTTCAGCGCGGCATCTTTGATGCGCTCGTTGCCCGGATCAAGGAAAAGGCATCCGGTATCCGCGTCGGAAACCCGCTGGATGCGGCAACGCATGTCGGGCCGCTTTGCACGAAAGCCCAGGTGGAGAGGATCAGGGAGACGCTGGAGAAGGCACAGGCACAGGGGGCTTCGATACATTTTGGCGGCGCACCGCTTGATCAGCCGGGCAACTACATGGCCCCCACTCTGGTTGAGTGTCCCTCAGCGGACATCGAGACGCTGAACGTGGAGATGTTCGGTCCGGTGATGTCGCTGATGCCCTTTGACACGGAAGACGAGGCCATCGCCCTGGCCAACAAGTCCGACTATGGACTGGCCTCGGGTGTTTTCACGCAGGATGTTGCCCGGGCGCACCGGGTCTCCTCGCGGCTGCGCGCTGGCATCTGCTGGGTGAACACCTATCGCGCGATCTCGCCGATCGCGCCTTTCGGCGGCTATAACCAGTCGGGCTACGGCCGGGAAGGCGGGCTGGAGGCCGTGCTGGACTACACCAGGACAAAGACCACCTGGATCAACACCTCGGGCGCGCCGATGGCCAATCCGTTTGTCATGCGATGA
- a CDS encoding M1 family metallopeptidase, with protein MFRAAFLVLILGVLSLSPADASGPAAPTHHALVVQLDPATRSLKVTDEITVEGRTRLFLRFADWMVLEEISLNGKPIDGVTRADGVVVPLANADAQTVTIRLRGEVPGLEQGSRNLPDAFAGPEGAFLSGYAGWFPYVGDKVISYRLDISVPAPFRAVSFGSLREETSSENGNTAIFEQALSLEPPSLFVGPYEVGESHVGSTRLRTYFPERLADYSDQYLDTAGKYLADFGTEIGAYPFEDFHIISSPLPVGLGYPNLTYIGEMIVPLPFMQGQSLAHEILHNWWGNGVQVDYGSGNWAEGLTTYMADYGLAREKGADAARQMRLGWLRDYAALPTKRDQAVNRFISKRHQAAQVIGYNKTAHIFHMLEGEIGASAFSEGIRRFWTEHQFKIAGWSDLQNAFEATSGRDLAWFFDQWISQPGAPSIAVADVTTAREDDTYLTSLTVKQSEPTYRLRLPVDLETTAGVARHHAEIDGPSTTLRFETNDQPTRISLDPDFDLFRHLLPGESPPILRDVTLAAAVDVVVLDSILSADAAMSVVPRMVDRGAKLRLAKNYQANDRPALVFGTRESLERFAATHGLERLPAPNTEAAAWVDKTPSGAPVLLISVNSPEGLQAVSRTLRHYGRQSFVTFADGRAVDRGIWPSGESPLTFPLAGTGSSDSPQ; from the coding sequence GTGTTCAGGGCCGCTTTCCTTGTCCTGATCCTCGGGGTTCTGTCCCTCTCGCCGGCAGACGCGTCAGGACCTGCAGCGCCAACGCATCACGCTCTTGTGGTGCAGCTGGACCCGGCGACCCGCTCCCTCAAGGTGACCGACGAGATCACGGTGGAAGGACGCACGCGGCTCTTCCTGCGGTTTGCGGACTGGATGGTCCTTGAAGAAATCAGTTTGAACGGCAAACCGATAGACGGTGTGACGCGGGCGGACGGTGTTGTTGTGCCACTTGCAAACGCTGACGCTCAAACGGTGACCATCCGGCTTCGCGGAGAGGTTCCGGGGCTGGAACAAGGCAGCCGGAATTTGCCCGATGCCTTTGCCGGGCCGGAAGGCGCCTTTCTGTCGGGGTATGCCGGCTGGTTTCCCTATGTCGGCGACAAGGTGATCAGCTATCGGCTGGACATCTCGGTGCCAGCTCCCTTTCGGGCCGTGTCCTTCGGCTCGCTGCGGGAAGAAACATCGAGCGAAAACGGCAACACCGCCATTTTCGAACAGGCTCTCTCGCTGGAACCTCCTTCATTGTTCGTTGGCCCCTATGAGGTTGGTGAAAGTCATGTTGGCAGCACACGTTTGCGTACCTATTTCCCAGAGCGCCTGGCGGATTACTCCGACCAGTACCTGGATACCGCCGGCAAGTACCTGGCAGACTTCGGCACCGAGATCGGGGCCTATCCATTCGAGGACTTCCACATAATCTCGTCGCCACTGCCTGTCGGGCTCGGTTATCCCAATCTGACCTATATCGGTGAGATGATCGTACCGCTGCCCTTCATGCAGGGACAGTCCCTTGCCCATGAGATCCTGCACAACTGGTGGGGCAATGGGGTTCAGGTCGATTATGGCAGCGGCAACTGGGCAGAGGGTCTGACCACCTATATGGCCGATTACGGCCTTGCGCGGGAAAAGGGTGCGGACGCAGCCCGCCAGATGCGTCTCGGCTGGTTGCGTGACTATGCAGCGCTGCCCACCAAGCGCGACCAGGCGGTCAACCGCTTCATCAGCAAGCGGCATCAGGCAGCCCAGGTCATCGGCTACAACAAGACCGCCCACATCTTCCACATGCTGGAGGGCGAAATCGGCGCGAGTGCCTTCTCCGAAGGCATTCGAAGGTTCTGGACCGAACACCAATTCAAGATTGCCGGCTGGTCCGATCTTCAAAACGCCTTCGAAGCCACGTCCGGCCGGGATCTTGCCTGGTTCTTCGATCAATGGATTTCACAGCCGGGTGCACCCTCGATTGCCGTTGCTGATGTCACGACCGCCCGTGAAGATGATACCTACCTCACCTCCCTGACGGTGAAACAGTCTGAGCCGACCTACAGGCTGCGCCTGCCAGTTGATCTCGAAACGACCGCCGGTGTTGCTCGGCACCATGCCGAGATCGACGGCCCATCAACAACGCTCCGATTTGAAACGAACGATCAGCCGACACGGATCAGCCTTGATCCGGACTTTGACCTCTTCCGGCACCTCCTGCCGGGGGAAAGCCCGCCGATTCTGCGCGATGTTACCCTGGCCGCTGCGGTTGATGTTGTTGTGCTCGACAGCATCCTTTCAGCTGACGCGGCAATGTCAGTCGTCCCTCGCATGGTGGATCGGGGCGCAAAACTGCGCCTGGCGAAGAACTATCAGGCCAACGATCGTCCAGCGCTTGTCTTTGGCACAAGGGAAAGTCTGGAGCGTTTTGCGGCCACTCACGGACTGGAGCGATTGCCAGCCCCGAATACAGAGGCGGCAGCCTGGGTCGACAAAACGCCATCTGGCGCACCCGTCCTGCTGATATCCGTCAACAGCCCTGAAGGACTTCAGGCGGTCAGCCGGACCCTCAGGCATTATGGCCGCCAGAGCTTTGTGACCTTTGCTGACGGTCGTGCCGTGGACCGCGGCATCTGGCCGAGCGGCGAAAGTCCGCTGACTTTTCCTTTGGCGGGCACCGGTAGCAGCGATAGCCCGCAATAA
- a CDS encoding LuxR C-terminal-related transcriptional regulator, which translates to MSVDPKMLDALATALDDLTGDPKRAMPVKALEALAPLARPGTRLKIDLEASAILGAPLVTVSEAPSPGCLLDPLTPRQRMVAEHLIAGRSNKEIARELRISVATVKDHVHAILERLKLPTRAAVMAAARGVARR; encoded by the coding sequence ATGTCCGTTGATCCAAAAATGCTTGATGCGCTGGCCACAGCGCTGGACGACCTGACCGGTGACCCCAAACGGGCGATGCCGGTAAAAGCGCTTGAGGCTCTGGCTCCCCTGGCAAGACCCGGAACCCGTTTGAAGATTGATCTTGAGGCCAGCGCAATCCTTGGGGCGCCGCTCGTAACAGTTTCCGAGGCCCCATCGCCAGGTTGTCTGCTGGACCCATTGACGCCGCGTCAGCGCATGGTGGCCGAACATCTGATTGCCGGACGATCCAACAAGGAGATCGCAAGGGAGCTGAGGATTTCCGTTGCCACCGTCAAGGATCATGTCCACGCCATCCTGGAACGTCTGAAATTGCCCACTCGCGCGGCCGTCATGGCCGCTGCAAGGGGTGTTGCCAGACGCTAG